From Bacteroidales bacterium, one genomic window encodes:
- a CDS encoding mannose-1-phosphate guanylyltransferase, with product MKNPNNFCIIMAGGIGSRFWPISRSEKPKQFLDILKTGKTLIQQTFERYEYFCPRENIFIVTNSQYEKITHEQLPFISKEQLLLEPARRNTAPCIAYANEKIRCKNPNANIIVAPSDHIILNEDKFRTVINKGLDFTANSDNLVTIGLKPTRPDTGYGYIQFDEEVEGFESIHKVKTFTEKPNLELAKVFIDSGDFLWNSGIFIWNLKTISKAFATFLPDVSTLFGDISKYYNTNKETEQIERVYAICKNISIDYGIMEKAQNVFVVADDFGWSDLGTWGSLYEHVAKNENQNAGVNPNILTYNTENSIFDLPPDKIVVIQGLTDFIVAESDNCLLICKKSEEQNLQKIISDIKKNFGENYV from the coding sequence ATGAAAAATCCCAATAATTTCTGTATAATAATGGCAGGTGGCATAGGAAGCCGTTTTTGGCCCATAAGCCGTTCTGAAAAACCCAAACAATTTTTGGATATATTAAAAACAGGTAAAACACTTATACAGCAAACTTTTGAACGATACGAATATTTTTGTCCAAGAGAAAATATTTTCATTGTCACAAATTCGCAATACGAGAAGATAACACACGAACAACTACCTTTTATATCAAAAGAACAGCTGTTGCTAGAGCCAGCGCGTCGCAACACAGCACCGTGCATTGCCTATGCAAACGAAAAAATAAGATGCAAAAATCCAAATGCAAACATAATTGTAGCCCCTTCGGATCATATTATATTGAACGAAGATAAATTTAGAACAGTAATAAACAAAGGGTTAGACTTTACTGCCAACAGCGATAATTTAGTAACAATAGGACTTAAACCCACGCGACCAGACACAGGGTACGGCTACATACAGTTCGACGAAGAGGTTGAGGGTTTTGAATCAATACATAAAGTAAAAACGTTCACCGAAAAACCCAATCTCGAGCTTGCAAAAGTTTTTATTGATAGTGGTGATTTTTTATGGAATTCTGGTATTTTTATTTGGAATCTGAAAACAATAAGTAAAGCGTTTGCAACTTTTCTTCCTGATGTTTCAACACTATTCGGAGATATTTCAAAGTACTACAACACCAACAAAGAGACTGAACAAATTGAAAGAGTCTATGCAATATGTAAGAATATATCTATTGACTACGGTATAATGGAAAAAGCACAAAATGTTTTTGTTGTTGCAGATGATTTTGGTTGGTCAGACCTCGGAACGTGGGGTTCGCTTTATGAACACGTTGCAAAAAACGAGAATCAAAACGCAGGAGTAAACCCAAATATACTCACTTACAATACCGAAAACTCCATTTTTGATTTACCTCCTGACAAGATTGTTGTCATTCAAGGACTTACAGATTTTATTGTTGCAGAATCAGACAACTGTCTACTAATATGCAAAAAAAGCGAAGAACAAAATTTACAGAAAATTATTAGCGATATTAAAAAGAATTTTGGCGAAAATTACGTCTAA
- a CDS encoding PDZ domain-containing protein encodes MNIFKHTNRISKRLRVIIAVACVGLTILLTGAVDNSFEVIKNLDIFYTVVNELDQFYVDEIDHGKLIKDGIDKMLETLDPYTNYIPESKIEDLRFMTTGNYGGIGALIRKSGKRAVIADPYEGLAGQKAGLRAGDILLKIDDFDTENQNIEAISEKLKGTPGTSMKVLVERYGESKPIEFNVVREHIHINPIPYYTVFDNNIGYVQFNNFTQNCAGELKSTIDSLLNQGAKSLILDLRGNPGGLLDEAILICNLFLPKGQLIVSTKGKVQQWNRDFVTTKEPFVPKMPVVVLVNRGSASASEIVAGALQDMDRGVVMGTRTFGKGLVQTTRPLSYNAQIKLTTAKYYIPSGRCIQALDYSNRNEDGSVGNIPDSLVSEFTTKNGRKVYDGGGIKPDIELEAKTMSRLTTELYVGNHIFDFATQYASKHNSIDKPDVFTITDQDFDGFIEFVKTRELHYDKESKEKLDELIKSLKQEKHFDLVENNIKEIEEKIQRDIESDLTLSKDELILLLNEEIASRYYYQRGRIQNFLRHDTEVDSARALINNIARYNKLLKVE; translated from the coding sequence ATGAATATATTCAAACATACTAACCGAATATCTAAAAGATTAAGAGTAATTATCGCTGTTGCATGCGTAGGACTTACAATATTACTAACTGGAGCAGTCGATAACAGTTTCGAAGTTATAAAAAACTTAGATATTTTTTATACCGTAGTTAACGAATTAGACCAATTTTATGTTGACGAAATTGACCACGGAAAGCTAATTAAAGACGGCATTGACAAAATGTTGGAAACATTAGACCCATATACAAACTATATCCCAGAATCGAAAATTGAGGACCTGCGGTTTATGACTACAGGCAATTATGGAGGGATAGGTGCATTGATTCGAAAATCGGGGAAAAGAGCAGTAATAGCAGACCCTTACGAAGGCTTAGCCGGTCAAAAAGCTGGTCTTCGTGCAGGTGATATTTTATTAAAAATTGACGATTTCGATACCGAAAACCAAAACATTGAAGCTATCTCGGAAAAGTTAAAAGGTACACCTGGCACTTCAATGAAAGTTTTGGTAGAACGTTACGGAGAATCAAAACCTATTGAGTTTAATGTAGTTCGAGAACATATACATATTAATCCTATCCCATATTATACTGTATTTGACAATAACATTGGATATGTACAGTTTAACAATTTTACTCAAAACTGTGCCGGAGAGCTTAAAAGCACAATCGACAGTTTGCTAAATCAAGGAGCTAAATCGCTAATTTTAGACTTAAGAGGTAACCCCGGAGGCTTATTAGACGAGGCAATTTTGATATGCAACCTGTTTTTACCCAAAGGCCAATTGATTGTCTCAACAAAAGGGAAAGTTCAACAATGGAATCGCGATTTTGTAACAACAAAAGAACCCTTTGTTCCCAAAATGCCGGTTGTTGTTTTAGTTAACCGAGGCTCTGCATCAGCTTCAGAAATTGTTGCCGGAGCACTACAAGATATGGACAGAGGAGTTGTTATGGGAACACGCACCTTTGGGAAAGGGCTTGTTCAAACAACACGCCCACTAAGCTACAATGCACAAATAAAACTTACAACAGCTAAATATTATATACCTTCGGGGCGATGTATTCAAGCATTGGACTATTCAAACCGCAATGAAGATGGTAGCGTAGGGAACATTCCTGATTCATTAGTATCGGAGTTTACCACAAAAAACGGACGAAAAGTATATGATGGTGGTGGTATTAAACCAGATATCGAACTGGAAGCGAAAACAATGAGCCGTTTAACAACAGAACTATATGTTGGTAATCATATTTTTGATTTTGCAACACAATATGCTTCGAAACACAACTCTATCGATAAGCCAGATGTTTTCACAATTACCGACCAGGATTTTGACGGTTTTATTGAGTTTGTAAAAACACGCGAACTTCATTACGACAAAGAAAGCAAAGAGAAATTAGATGAATTAATTAAATCACTAAAACAAGAAAAACACTTCGATTTGGTTGAAAACAACATAAAAGAGATTGAAGAAAAAATTCAACGCGATATTGAAAGTGATTTAACTTTATCTAAAGATGAATTGATATTACTATTAAACGAAGAAATCGCAAGTCGCTACTACTATCAACGTGGACGCATTCAAAACTTTTTAAGACACGACACCGAAGTTGACTCTGCCAGAGCATTAATTAACAACATTGCAAGATATAACAAATTGCTTAAAGTAGAATAA
- a CDS encoding ATP-grasp domain-containing protein, which yields MKKNKKSILVFGGSNFQLSLIKECLNKNLYTVVIDPNPKAIARLYADAFEVVDGQDFEGTCKVVEKHKTDAIVTAATDKPLVMMAQVAKKYKFNFFSEETAKLCTDKFLMKKKFAELGFPFAKGNVIKTANDEINFPIVIKPTDNSGSRGVVLCKNKNDLENIFKESIQYTQKPYLLAEEFIDGKEYSVESLHFNGKSKIVQITEKIVTPLPYFVELGHIQPALLEKDVHKKLETLIEDVSKAFGFENCGAHNEVKIKDGKITLIEISPRLGGDFISSTLVKASTGINMEKALLQIALDEEPNFSNKKLSVAGIFFFCFEPGIISKINDVKQILNIPEVIDYSFDLKVGDKIPKIVSSIDRYGYFVLKTDNRENLLNLKENIFNQIKINIDKI from the coding sequence ATGAAGAAAAATAAAAAATCTATTTTAGTATTTGGAGGTTCTAATTTTCAACTATCTTTAATTAAAGAATGTTTAAACAAGAATCTTTATACAGTTGTAATTGATCCCAATCCTAAAGCCATTGCTCGACTGTATGCTGATGCATTTGAAGTTGTGGATGGACAAGATTTTGAAGGCACATGTAAAGTTGTAGAAAAGCACAAAACAGATGCTATTGTTACGGCAGCCACAGATAAACCCTTGGTCATGATGGCACAAGTTGCCAAAAAATATAAATTCAACTTTTTCTCTGAAGAAACAGCGAAATTATGTACAGATAAATTTTTGATGAAAAAAAAATTTGCTGAATTGGGGTTCCCTTTTGCAAAAGGAAACGTTATTAAAACAGCAAACGATGAAATAAATTTCCCAATTGTCATTAAACCTACGGATAATTCGGGAAGTAGAGGGGTCGTTCTTTGTAAAAATAAAAATGATTTAGAAAATATTTTTAAAGAATCAATACAATACACTCAAAAGCCTTACTTACTTGCAGAAGAATTTATTGATGGCAAAGAATATAGCGTAGAGTCGTTACATTTTAATGGAAAATCAAAGATTGTACAAATTACCGAAAAAATAGTCACTCCTTTACCTTACTTCGTTGAGTTAGGACACATACAACCTGCTTTGTTAGAGAAAGATGTTCATAAAAAGTTGGAAACTTTAATCGAAGACGTGTCAAAAGCATTTGGTTTTGAAAATTGTGGAGCACATAATGAGGTAAAAATTAAAGATGGAAAAATAACTTTAATTGAAATTAGTCCCAGACTTGGTGGGGATTTTATATCTTCGACACTTGTTAAAGCATCTACAGGTATCAATATGGAAAAAGCATTGTTACAAATTGCACTAGATGAAGAACCAAATTTTTCTAACAAAAAGCTTAGTGTTGCAGGAATATTCTTTTTTTGTTTTGAACCGGGTATTATTTCTAAAATAAATGATGTAAAACAAATTCTAAACATACCTGAGGTAATTGACTACTCTTTTGATTTAAAAGTTGGGGACAAAATTCCTAAAATTGTTTCCAGTATTGATAGATATGGTTATTTTGTTTTAAAAACTGATAATAGAGAAAACTTGTTAAATTTAAAAGAAAATATTTTTAATCAAATTAAAATAAACATTGACAAGATATGA